From the genome of Candidozyma auris chromosome 2, complete sequence, one region includes:
- a CDS encoding RuvB family ATP-dependent DNA helicase pontin, whose product MVQINDVKEYSSGQARTATHTHIKGLGLDEHGVAKPVDSGFVGQKEAREACGVIVDLIKTKKMSGKAILLAGAPGSGKTALALAVSQELGPKVPFCPIVGSELYSAEVKKTAALMENFRKAIGLRIKETKEVYEGEVTELTPEEAENPLGGYGKTISHVIVGLKTAKGTKNLRLDPAIYESIQKERVVVGDVIYVEANTGAVKRVGRSDAYATEFDLEAEEYVPLPKGEVHKKKEIVQDVTLHDLDVANARPQGGQDVLSMMGQLLKPKKTEITDKLRSEVNKVVQKYIDQGVAELIPGVLFIDEVNMLDIEIFTYLNRALESSIAPVVILASNRGMTTIRGTGDDVKYPHGCPPDLIDRLLIVKTLPYNQEEIKTIISKRAQLEGLVLAPEALEKLSQHGVSSSLRYALQLLAPAGILAKTANRSEIIVDDVEECETLFLDGRRSMAVLQGSKGFL is encoded by the coding sequence ATGGTACAAATCAACGACGTCAAAGAGTACTCCCTGGGCCAGGCACGCACAGccacacacacacacatTAAAGGGCTCGGGCTCGATGAGCACGGGGTGGCCAAACCTGTGGACAGCGGGTTTGTGGGCCAAAAAGAGGCCAGAGAAGCGTGTGGAGTGATTGTTGACTTAAtcaaaacgaagaaaatgagCGGCAAGGCGATTTTGCTTGCGGGAGCTCCCGGGCTGGGGAAAACGGCGCTTGCGTTGGCGGTTTCGCAAGAATTGGGGCCCAAGGTGCCGTTTTGTCCGATTGTCGGGTCGGAACTCTATAGTGCCGAGGTGAAAAAGACGGCTGCGTTGATGGAAAACTTCAGAAAAGCTATTGGGTTGAGAATCAAGGAGACCAAGGAGGTGTACGAGGGCGAAGTGACGGAATTGACGCCGGAGGAGGCGGAAAACCCCTTGGGGGGATATGGCAAGACCATCAGTCACGTGATTGTGGGCTTGAAGACAGCCAAGGGAACGAAAAACCTCCGTTTGGACCCAGCCATCTACGAAAGCATCCAGAAAGAACGCGTTGTTGTGGGTGACGTCATCTACGTCGAGGCCAACACGGGCGCCGTCAAGCGTGTGGGCCGTTCAGACGCGTATGCTACCGAATTCGACTTGGAAGCAGAGGAGTACGTTCCCTTGCCCAAGGGTGAAGTgcacaaaaagaaagaaatcgTTCAGGACGTGACTCTCCACGACTTGGATGTGGCCAACGCGCGTCCCCAGGGAGGCCAGGACGTGTTGTCGATGATGGGCcagttgttgaagcctaAAAAGACGGAAATCACCGATAAGTTGAGGAGCGAAGTCAACAAGGTCGTGCAGAAGTACATTGACCAAGGCGTGGCCGAGTTGATTCCTGGTGTGTTGTTCATCGACGAGGTCAACATGTTGGATATTGAGATTTTCACCTACTTGAACAGAGCCTTGGAGAGTTCCATTGCGCCGGTGGTGATTTTGGCTTCCAACCGTGGCATGACCACCATAAGAGGCACCGGCGATGACGTCAAGTACCCCCACGGGTGTCCTCCAGACTTGATTGATCGTTTGTTGATAGTCAAGACGCTTCCTTACAACCaggaggagatcaagaCGATTATTTCGAAAAGAGCACAGCTCGAGGGGCTTGTGCTTGCGCCTGAGGCGTTGGAAAAGTTGTCACAGCACGGTGTTTCGAGCTCGTTGAGGTATGCTTTGCAGTTGTTGGCGCCAGCGGGGATTTTGGCCAAAACAGCTAACAGAAGTGAGATcatcgttgatgatgtggaGGAGTGCGAGACGTTGTTTTTGGATGGCAGAAGGTCGATGGCTGTTTTGCAAGGTTCCAAAGGATTTCTCTAA
- a CDS encoding putative signal sequence-binding GTPase, which produces MSRIGVLALGPAGAGKSTFCNSIIYHMQSIGRRAHIVNLDPAAEPTEYEFTVDIRDLISLEDAMEEMEMGPNGALVFCFEYLLNNLDWLDEEIGDYNDEYLIFDCPGQIELYTHVPVLPTLVKHLQGSLNFTLCATYLLEAPFVIDRSKFFSGALSAMSAMILLELPHINILSKVDLIKDEVSKKQLKQFLNPDSLLLEKSHEDKTLNPRYHRLNRAIAQLVDDFGMVQFLPLSCSQETTSVATILSYIDDVTQWSENQEPKEPKDEFLLEDE; this is translated from the coding sequence ATGTCCCGAATCGGCGTGCTTGCCCTCGGCCCCGCTGGCGCCGGCAAATCCACCTTCTGCAACTCCATCATCTACCACATGCAATCCATAGGCCGTCGAGCCCACATTGTCAATCTCGATCCGGCAGCGGAACCCACGGAATACGAGTTCACCGTGGACATCCGAGACCTCATTTCGTTGGAGGACGCCATGGAGGAAATGGAAATGGGCCCCAACGGCGCCTTGGTGTTTTGCTTCGAGTAtcttctcaacaacctAGATTGGCTCGATGAGGAAATAGGCGACTACAACGACGAGTACCTTATATTCGACTGTCCTGGCCAGATTGAGTTGTACACTCACGTTCCCGTGCTCCCCACGCTTGTCAAGCATTTACAAGGATCTTTGAACTTCACCTTGTGTGCTACTTATTTGTTGGAGGCGCCTTTTGTCATCGACAGACTGAAGTTCTTCAGCGGGGCCTTGAGCGCCATGTCGGCGATGATCTTGCTTGAGTTGCCCCACATCAACATTTTGCTGAAGgtggacttgatcaaggacgAGGTGCTGAAGAAACAGCTCAAGCAGTTTTTGAATCCGGACCTGCTTTTATTGGAGAAGAGCCACGAGGACAAAACGTTGAATCCACGCTATCACAGGCTCAACAGGGCCATTGCTCAGTTGGTTGACGATTTCGGCATGGTGCAGTTTCTTCCCTTGAGCTGCTCGCAGGAAACCACATCTGTGGCGACGATTTTGAGTTATATCGACGATGTGACGCAGTGGAGCGAGAACCAGGAGCCCAAGGAGCCCAAGGATGAgtttttgcttgaggaCGAGTGA
- a CDS encoding metal cation transporter MSC2: MNTFSAPNPDSGTRPPLDTIPSGAPANFGGISKPENKDSSTSSRSMLRANAFQSTLPVLAAFPVLIITSKLAVGSTDTESAFSGVLVRCLVSVLQGLFFSGVTGALGSSDASSAHSERSVKPLWLGLASMVTFFAATALLPATRVATLYLALYFNLFTPYTAVAFFYDMYNDFCAEIVAGYVFLVGSFLLLRKSFLKYYNPFSRNYALLFVGAGATALVLFALYAHCVDYLLFMMNLAAGALLLVSLPESQLRSPTNMAVISVFTFSLETFVLKTIPFHALNALVSIVLPLGVKIDVSDQIDVLSSSEAPSPNTPHLLSEILNHSDTRAIFNFLLLNTAFMFVQLLYSFRSKSLGLLSDSLHMALDCASLALGLIAGVLSKNPVNPNGLYPFGLQNFEVLAGFTNGVLLVGISGSIIFEAVGRLFSPVALQRTTELIIVSVLGLLVNIFGIFAFNHGHGHSHGHSHGHSHSHSHSHSHSHSHGEDDDCEVNDNMRGIFLHILADTLGSVGVVISTILTKLFKWQGFDPVASIIIAILIFSTAVPLIKSTGSSLLLKLNSSREQTVRGALNEITAIKGIKSFTSIRFWPAHSRQLRGFIHIQVYRGESTAHLKKQCKEVFRRHHIDASIQMENDYDPCWCRKERE, translated from the coding sequence ATGAACACGTTTTCGGCGCCAAATCCTGACCTGGGCACACGACCGCCGCTCGATACCATCCCGCTGGGAGCACCTGCAAATTTTGGCGGGATTTCGAAGCCAGAGAACAAAGATTCGTCCACTTCTTCCAGGCTGATGCTACGTGCTAACGCTTTCCAGAGCACGTTGCCCGTGTTGGCGGCATTCCCTGTGCTCATAATTACGCTGAAGCTCGCTGTGGGGTCTACAGATACTGAAAGTGCGTTTTCTGGGGTCCTTGTGCGGTGTTTGGTGCTGGTTCTCCAAGGTTTGTTCTTCCTGGGCGTCACTGGCGCTTTGGGCAGCCTGGACGCGTCGTCAGCGCATTCTGAGCGATCTGTGAAACCGCTTTGGTTGGGTTTGGCCAGCATGGTCACATTTTTCGCCGCTACAGCGTTGCTTCCAGCCACAAGGGTGGCCACATTATACTTGGCTCTATATTTCAATTTGTTCACGCCATACACTGCTGTGGCGTTTTTTTACGACATGTACAACGATTTTTGTGCTGAAATCGTGGCCGGTTATGTGTTTTTGGTCGGgtcttttttgttgcttcGCAAATCGTTTCTTAAATACTACAACCCATTCTCCAGAAACTACGCTTTGCTTTTCGTGGGTGCCGGGGCCACCGCTTTGGTGCTTTTTGCCCTCTATGCCCACTGCGTCGACTACTTACTATTTATGATGAACTTGGCCGCTGGCGCTTTGCTACTTGTCCTGCTTCCTGAGTCCCAATTGCGTTCTCCAACGAATATGGCCGTTATTTCGGTCTTCACGTTTTCCTTGGAGACTTTTGTCCTCAAGACAATCCCATTCCATGCACTCAATGCTTTGGTGTCGATTGTGCTCCCGCTAGGCGTAAAGATCGACGTTCTGGACCAAATAGAcgtgctttcttcttcagaggcaccttctccaaacacGCCCCATCTTTTGTCTGAGATCCTCAATCATTCCGACACGCGTGCCattttcaactttcttttgctcaacaCGGCGTTTATGTTTGTGCAGCTCTTGTACTCGTTTCGGCTGAAATCCTTGGGTCTCTTAAGCGATTCTCTTCACATGGCCTTGGACTGTGCATCTTTGGCCCTTGGCCTCATTGCAGGGGTGTTGCTGAAGAACCCTGTGAATCCCAATGGGCTTTACCCGTTTGGTCTTCAAAATTTCGAGGTTCTCGCTGGTTTCACCAATGGAGTCTTGCTTGTGGGGATCAGCGGAAGTATCATTTTCGAGGCTGTAGGACGCTTGTTCAGCCCAGTAGCTCTTCAGCGAACCACAGAGCTCATCATAGTGTCGGTGTTGGGGCTTTTGGTCAATATATTCGGCATTTTTGCATTCAATCATGGCCATGGACACAGTCACGGACACAGTCATGGACACTCTCACTCACATTCCCATTCACATTCCCATTCACATAGCCACGGCGAGGACGACGACTGCGAGGTCAACGACAACATGAGAGGCATATTTCTTCACATTTTGGCAGACACATTGGGGTCTGTGGGAGTGGTAATTTCGACAATTCTCACgaagttgttcaagtgGCAGGGATTCGACCCAGTGGCATCGATCATCATTGcaatcttgattttttccaCGGCAGTGCCTCTTATAAAGTCCACTGGTTCGTCGctcttgctcaagttgaatTCCAGCAGAGAGCAAACCGTCAGAGGCGCCTTGAATGAGATCACAGCAATTAAAGGCATCAAGCTGTTCACGTCGATTCGGTTCTGGCCAGCGCACTCGAGACAGCTACGTGGGTTTATTCATATTCAAGTCTACAGGGGAGAGAGCACCGCCCACCTCAAGAAACAGTGCAAGGAGGTGTTCAGGAGACACCACATTGACGCCAGCATTCAGATGGAGAACGACTACGACCCGTGCTGGTGCCGCAAGGAGCGGGAGTAG
- the RPT5 gene encoding proteasome regulatory particle base subunit RPT5: protein MATLEELEQDELIDQEIAASSTQDIANRTKLLHNDISVMFSESQRLSHEKAVMSERIKDNQEKINNNKQLPYLVGNVVELLDLDAEKEALEQGGNLDVDAARSGKSAVIKTSTRQTVFLPLIGLVDPENLKPNDLIGVNKDSYLILDLLPSEYDSRVKAMEVDEKPTEDYSDIGGLDKQIEELIEAVVLPMKQAEKFKALGVKPPKGALMYGPPGTGKTLLARACAAQSGATFLKLAAPQLVQMFIGDGAKLVRDAFALAKEKAPTIIFIDELDAIGTKRFDSDKSGDREVQRTMLELLNQLDGFGSDDRVKVLAATNRVDTLDPALLRSGRLDRKIEFPLPSEEARESVLKIHARKLNCDHNSINWRELARSTDEFNGAQLKAVTVEAGMIALRNGKSVIKHEDFVEAIGEVQARKSKSVNFYA from the coding sequence ATGGCCACCCTCGAAGAATTGGAGCAGGACGAGCTCATCGACCAGGAGATCGCCGCATCGTCGACCCAGGATATCGCCAACCGCACAAAGCTCCTCCACAACGACATCTCGGTGATGTTCAGCGAGAGCCAGAGACTCAGCCATGAAAAAGCCGTCATGAGCGAGCGAATCAAAGACAACCAGgagaaaatcaacaacaacaagcaGCTCCCGTACCTTGTAGGCAACGTCGTGGAGCTTTTGGACTTGGACGCCGAGAAGGAGGCGCTAGAACAAGGAGGCAACTTGGACGTGGACGCTGCTAGACTGGGCAAGCTGGCGGTGATCAAGACCAGCACGCGACAGACGGTATTCTTGCCGCTCATTGGGTTGGTGGATCCAGAAAATTTGAAGCCCAACGACTTGATTGGCGTTAACAAGGACCTGTACCTTATCTTGGACCTTTTACCTTCAGAGTACGATTCGAGAGTGAAGGCGATGGAAGTCGATGAAAAGCCTACAGAGGACTACTCTGACATCGGTGGTTTGGATAAGCAGATCGAGGAGCTCATTGAGGCGGTGGTGTTGCCCATGAAACAGGCTGAGAAGTTCAAGGCGCTAGGCGTCAAGCCTCCTAAAGGCGCCCTTATGTATGGGCCTCCCGGAACAGGTAAAACGcttcttgcaagagcaTGTGCAGCCCAGTCGGGGGCGacgttcttgaagttggctgCTCCTCAGCTTGTGCAGATGTTCATTGGTGACGGtgccaagttggtgagaGACGCCTTTGCCTTGGCGAAAGAAAAGGCCCCCACGATCATTTTCATTGACGAGTTGGATGCCATTGGAACCAAGAGATTCGACTCGGACAAGTCCGGTGACAGAGAGGTCCAGCGTACCATgttggagctcttgaacCAGTTGGATGGGTTCGGGTCGGACGATAGAGTGAAAGTGTTGGCCGCCACAAACAGAGTCGACACTTTGGACCCTGCCCTTTTGCGTTCAGGTCGTTTGGATAGAAAAATCGAATTCCCTTTACCTTCTGAGGAGGCTCGTGAGTCTGTGTTGAAAATCCACGCCAGAAAGCTCAACTGCGATCATAACCTGATCAACTGGAGAGAGTTGGCGCGTTCTACCGATGAATTCAACGGTGCTCAGCTTAAAGCTGTGACTGTCGAGGCGGGAATGATTGCATTGCGTAATGGTAAGAGCGTGATTAAGCACGAGGATTTTGTGGAGGCTATTGGCGAGGTCCAGGCGAGAAAGTCCAAGTCGGTCAACTTCTACGCGTAA
- a CDS encoding proteasome regulatory particle lid subunit SEM1, translated as MSTEEGKVIKTLEEDDEFEDFPKDSQWDNDPNPQLTAASLWEEDWDDDDAKDDFTERLREELKKAK; from the coding sequence ATGTCCACAGAAGAAGGCAAAGTGATCAAGACGCTCGAGGAGGACGACGAGTTCGAGGATTTTCCCAAGGACTCGCAGTGGGACAACGATCCCAACCCACAGCTCACTGCTGCTAGTCTTTGGGAAGAAGATTGggacgacgacgatgcCAAAGACGACTTTACTGAGAGGCTCAGagaggagctcaagaaagcGAAATAA
- a CDS encoding DNA-directed RNA polymerase III core subunit RPO31 gives MKDVVVDVAPKCIKGLEFSALSSKEIVAQSEAEVTTRDLYDLEKGRQVKESGALDTRMGTSSNAVECATCHGNLASCHGHFGHVRLALPVFHVGYFKQIIRVLQCICKSCGAVLLDQNTKRKFLADLRRPNIDNLRRMKILNKVVDQCKKQRRCLQCNHVNGVVKKAASGAGPAALKIFHDTFRFIGKKPTPEKEFWDKEFDEVFMRNPELEKFAKRVYEDLNPLKVLNLFKQVSPLDCELFGIDASKGGRPETYIWRYLPAPPVCIRPSVMMDAQSNEDDLTVKLTEIVWTSSLIKAGIEKGISINNMMEQWDFLQLSVAMYINSDAANPALLPGNMGSGSKSAKPIRGFCQRLKGKQGRFRGNLSGKRVDFSGRTVISPDPNLKIDEVAVPDRVAKVLTYPEKCTRYNRQKLQKLILNGPNVHPGANYILKQNEVAKRNLKFGDRVKLAKNLRIGDVVERHIEDGDVVLFNRQPSLHRLSILSHYAKVRPWRTFRLNECVCTPYNADFDGDEMNLHVPQTEEARAEAINLMGVKNNLLTPKSGEPIIAATQDFITGSYIISHKDSFFDRASLVQLLSMMSDADLHFDIPPPAIFKPVALWTGKQVFSLLIRPNKKSKVVINVDAKNKTFHPPAKGLPNEMSPNDGFVVIRGSQILSGVMDKSTLGDGKKHSVFYTILRDYGPDEAANAMNRMAKLCARFLGNHGFSIGINDVTPGSDLKSKKEYMVEQAYAKCDELIDLYNRGKLETQPGCNEEQTLEAKISGLLSKVREEVGDVCIRELDSLNSPLIMATCGSKGSTLNVSQMVAVVGQQIISGNRVPDGFQDRSLPHFTKMSKTPQSKGFVRNSFFSGLSPPEFLFHAISGREGLVDTAVKTAETGYMSRRLMKSLEDLSASYDQTVRNSSNGIVQFTYGGDGLDPLDMEGDAQPVNFNRQWDHAFNVTFDISDRSLRPYEIMDVVDNVLRPLEDKLVRYDNLGRVVDVDIGDRVELIDQKDAERSFYKSLREYVHKKATQLAQYRENKHLRPYLTKIDDDVDMDVDEVEDEVNTHAVNQLLKISEKCVIEFLNQCFYKYKRAKVEPGTAVGAIGAHSIGEPGTQMTLKTFHFAGVASMNVTLGVPRIKEIINAAKVISTPIINSVLVNDDDEVAARVVKGRIEKTLLRDVAFYIEDVYKNDMAFLSIKIDLKTIEKLQLELTLDNIRQAIANAPKLKIANNEVSIYGKDRINVLVTHRESKSESLAKTASSDYRLAEANTTLFFRMQHLKRALPDVVIKGLPNISRAVINIRDDGKKELLVEGYGLKQVMATDGVVGTKTTTNHILEVYETLGIEAARSSIIGEIDYTMSKHGMSVDPRHIQLLGDVMTYKGEVLGITRFGLSKMRDSVLQLASFEKTTDHLFDAAFFMKNDKIEGVSECIILGQTMGIGTGAFKMVKTSNYDESKMKPKETLFESLCVA, from the coding sequence ATGAAAGACGTCGTCGTTGACGTGGCGCCCAAGTGCATCAAGGGCCTTGAATTCAGCGCTCTCTCGTCCAAAGAGATCGTGGCGCAGTCCGAGGCCGAGGTCACCACTAGAGACCTCTACGACTTGGAAAAGGGCAGACAAGTCAAGGAAAGTGGTGCTTTGGACACACGAATGGGAACCTCGTCCAACGCAGTCGAGTGTGCTACGTGCCATGGTAACTTGGCTCTGTGCCACGGTCATTTTGGCCACGTTCGCTTAGCACTTCCTGTGTTTCACGTGGGTTACTTCAAGCAGATCATCAGAGTGCTCCAGTGTATCTGTAAGCTGTGTGGAGCGGTGTTGTTGGACCAGAACACGAAACGCAAGTTCTTGGCCGACTTGAGACGCCCCAATATTGACAATTTGCGCAGAATgaaaatcttgaacaaagtgGTGGACCAGTGCAAAAAACAGAGAAGGTGCTTGCAGTGTAACCATGTCAACGgcgtggtgaagaaagctgcGAGTGGCGCTGGACCGGCTgctttgaaaatttttcacGACACCTTCAGGTTCATTGGCAAGAAGCCTACTCCTGAAAAGGAGTTCTGGGATAAGGAGTTTGACGAGGTGTTTATGAGGAATCCAGAGCTCGAGAAATTTGCAAAGAGAGTGTATGAGGACTTGAATCCGCTCAAGGTTTTGAATTTATTCAAGCAGGTGTCGCCTCTTGATTGTGAGCTTTTCGGCATTGACGCCTCCAAGGGCGGCAGACCTGAAACGTACATTTGGCGCTACTTGCCTGCTCCTCCCGTGTGTATACGACCTTCGGTGATGATGGACGCTCAGTCCAACGAGGACGATTTGACGGTGAAATTGACCGAGATCGTCTGGACCTCCTCCCTCATCAAGGCAGGTATCGAGAAAGGTATCTCTATTAATAACATGATGGAACAGTGGGACTTTTTGCAGCTTTCGGTCGCCATGTATATCAACTCCGATGCAGCAAACCCGGCGCTACTACCTGGGAACATGGGCCTGGGCCTGAAAAGTGCCAAACCAATCAGAGGCTTCTGTCAGAGATTAAAGGGTAAGCAGGGTCGTTTCAGAGGTAATCTTTCCGGTAAGAGAGTCGACTTTTCAGGTCGTACAGTTATTTCGCCAGATCcaaatttgaaaattgatgaagttgcCGTTCCCGATCGAGTGGCCAAAGTGTTGACCTACCCTGAAAAGTGTACTCGATACAACCGTCAAAAATTGCAGAAATTGATTCTCAACGGCCCCAATGTGCATCCGGGTGCTAACTAcattttgaagcagaatGAGGTTGCCAAACGCAACTTGAAGTTCGGTGACAGGGTCAAGCTTGCCAAGAATCTCCGAATCGGCGACGTCGTTGAGCGTCACATTGAAGACGGTGATGttgttcttttcaacaGACAGCCTTCTTTGCATAGACTTTCCATCTTGTCTCACTACGCCAAGGTCAGACCATGGAGAACCTTCAGACTCAACGAGTGTGTTTGTACGCCATACAACGCTGATTTTGATGGTGACGAGATGAACTTGCATGTTCCTCAAACTGAGGAAGCCAGAGCTGAAGCCATCAACTTAATGGGGGTGAAAAACAACCTTTTGACGCCAAAGTCTGGTGAGCCTATCATTGCTGCTACTCAGGATTTCATCACTGGCTCGTATATTATCTCCCACAAGGATTCTTTCTTCGATAGAGCTTCTTTGGTTCAGCTCTTGCTGATGATGTCAGACGCAGACTTGCATTTTGACATTCCTCCACCGGCTATCTTCAAGCCCGTGGCTCTTTGGACAGGTAAGCAGGTATTTTCCCTCTTGATCAGACCCAACAAAAAATCCAAAGTTGTCATCAATGTGGATGCAAAGAACAAGACTTTCCATCCTCCCGCTAAAGGTCTTCCGAACGAAATGTCGCCCAACGATGGTTTTGTGGTGATCAGGGGATCCCAAATTCTCAGCGGTGTCATGGATAAGTCCACATTGGGTGATGGTAAAAAGCACTCTGTGTTTTATACAATTCTCAGAGACTACGGTCCTGATGAGGCAGCAAATGCCATGAATAGAATGGCCAAGCTTTGTGCCCGTTTTCTCGGAAACCACGGTTTCTCCATTGGTATTAATGATGTCACACCAGGTTCTGATCTTaagctgaagaaagagtACATGGTTGAGCAAGCCTACGCCAAGTGtgatgagctcattgatCTTTACAACAGGGGTAAGTTGGAAACACAACCTGGCTGTAACGAAGAGCAGACGTTGGAAGCGAAAATCAGTGGTTTGCTTTCCAAAGTTCGTGAAGAAGTCGGTGACGTCTGTATCAGAGAGCTTGATTCCCTCAACTCTCCATTGATCATGGCTACATGTGGTTCCAAAGGTTCCACGTTAAATGTTTCGCAGATGGTCGCTGTTGTGGGTCAGCAAATTATCTCGGGTAACAGAGTGCCTGATGGTTTCCAGGACAGATCCTTGCCCCACTTCACGAAAATGTCGAAGACACCCCAGTCCAAGGGTTTTGTACGGAACTCTTTCTTCAGCGGTTTGAGTCCTCCagagtttcttttccacgCTATTTCGGGTAGAGAAGGTTTGGTTGATACTGCCGTGAAGACTGCCGAAACAGGTTATATGTCTAGACGTCTTATGAAGTCTCTTGAGGATCTTTCTGCTCTGTATGATCAGACGGTGAGAAACTCGCTGAATGGTATCGTTCAGTTCACTTatggtggtgatggctTGGATCCTTTGGACATGGAGGGCGATGCTCAGCCAGTAAACTTTAACAGACAGTGGGATCATGCGTTTAACGTCACTTTTGACATCAGCGATAGAAGCTTGAGACCATATGAAATTATGGATGTTGTAGACAACGTCCTCAGGCCATTGGAGGACAAGCTCGTGAGGTACGACAACCTTGGAAgggttgttgatgttgatatTGGTGATCGTGTGGAGTTGATCGACCAGAAGGATGCCGAGAGATCTTTCTACAAGTCACTTCGTGAATATGTGCATAAGAAGGCTACTCAACTTGCCCAGTACAGAGAGAATAAGCACTTGAGACCATACTTGACGAAGatcgatgatgatgttgacaTGGATGTGGACGAGGTAGAAGACGAGGTCAACACCCATGCTGTCAATCAATTGCTCAAGATATCGGAAAAATGTGTGATTGAGTTCCTCAACCAGTGCTTCTACAAGTACAAGAGGGCCAAGGTTGAACCAGGCACCGCAGTGGGTGCGATTGGTGCACACTCTATCGGTGAGCCAGGTACTCAGATGACGTTGAAGACATTCCACTTTGCTGGTGTGGCGTCCATGAACGTCACGTTGGGTGTGCCCCGtatcaaagaaatcatcaaCGCCGCAAAGGTCATTTCCACGCCGATTATCAACTCTGTATTGgtcaacgacgacgatgagGTTGCTGCGAGAGTTGTCAAAGGAAGAATAGAGAAAACCTTGCTTCGAGATGTTGCATTCTACATTGAGGATGTCTACAAAAATGACATGGCATTCTTGTCGATCAAGATTGATCTCAAAACTATCGAAAAGCTCCAGTTGGAGTTGACTTTGGACAACATTCGCCAGGCTATCGCCAACGCTCCTAAACTTAAGATCGCCAACAACGAAGTGTCCATCTATGGTAAAGACAGGATCAACGTTTTGGTGACCCACAGAGAGCTGAAGCTGGAGAGCTTGGCCAAGACAGCGCTGTCAGACTACAGATTGGCCGAGGCCAACACCACgcttttcttcagaatGCAGCATctcaaaagagctcttCCCGACGTTGTCATCAAGGGTCTTCCCAACATCTCACGTGCTGTAATCAACATTCGTGACGACggcaagaaggagttgttggtggaggGCTATGGCTTGAAACAAGTGATGGCCACAGACGGTGTGGTGGGAACCAAGACTACCACTAACCACATCTTGGAGGTGTACGAGACCCTTGGTATCGAAGCAGCAAGATCCTCCATCATTGGCGAAATAGACTACACCATGTCCAAGCACGGTATGAGCGTGGATCCTAGACACATTCAGCTTTTGGGAGATGTGATGACCTACAAGGGTGAGGTGTTGGGTATTACCAGATTTGGTCTTTCTAAAATGAGAGATTCTGTGTTGCAGCTTGCTTCGTTCGAGAAGACCACGGATCACTTGTTTGACGCtgccttcttcatgaagaacGATAAGATCGAGGGTGTTTCCGAATGTATCATTTTGGGCCAGACCATGGGAATTGGAACCGGTGCATTCAAAATGGTGAAGACGTCTAATTATGACGAGAGCAAAATGAAGCCGAAGGAGACTCTTTTCGAGAGTCTTTGCGTGGCCTAG
- the CTA6 gene encoding Cta6p: MSRDSIYSRVHFSHARQVEFMEDWRNYHVPFDDIDTARLNQASVNIFPQFLLEEEEDGAIPLNSAAFSSKVNKSKNLLRQPIWTDLGTEQLRADAKSTRLPDETILKSLHSAVGEESLTNFLSNGYNNEQSVLANDNYNVSDSWSNVTSEYPINHTFSNRLRSTSGNRSSEMQHLHTPQLGRIRQASSERYQTPIGRIVR, from the coding sequence ATGTCCAGAGACTCAATCTACTCAAGGGTCCACTTTTCCCATGCTAGGCAAGTGGAGTTCATGGAGGACTGGCGAAACTACCATGTGCCTTTCGACGATATCGATACCGCTCGGCTTAACCAGGCTTCTGTAAACATCTTCCCTCAGTTTTTGCtagaggaggaagaagacggAGCCATTCCGCTCAATCTGGCTGCATTCAGCTCGAAAGTAAACAAGCTGAAGAACCTTCTACGGCAGCCTATTTGGACTGATTTGGGAACTGAACAGCTTCGAGCGGACGCCAAATCCACACGGCTTCCCGATGAGACGATCCTCAAATCGCTCCACAGCGCAGTAGGTGAAGAATCGCTCACAAACTTTCTCTCCAATGGCTACAACAATGAACAATCTGTGTTGGCCAATGATAACTATAATGTCTCGGACAGCTGGCTGAATGTGACATCGGAATACCCTATCAACCACACGTTTTCTAACAGACTACGCTCTACAAGCGGCAACAGATCTAGTGAAATGCAACACTTACACACCCCTCAATTGGGCCGGATCCGTCAAGCGTCTCTGGAGAGATACCAAACTCCCATTGGGCGTATTGTGCGGTGA